Below is a window of Vulpes lagopus strain Blue_001 chromosome 13, ASM1834538v1, whole genome shotgun sequence DNA.
CATGGCCCCGGGCCTGCCCCCACCTGCAGGGCTGTGGCCCCGGGCCTGCCCCGCGTGCTCTACTCCCTGGGCCCGCACCAGCTCTGCCAGCCCTATGGGTGGGGAGGGCTGCCTCAGTGGACGTGAGGTCTCACACGGCGTGTGGGGCTCAGGGTGGCACACAGCGGTACAGACGGGTGGTCCATGGCTGGGCACTGACCTCAGgagctcctgcctctgcctgcagtCTCTCCGAGCTGGACGAGGCACCCGCCTTCCTTCTGGAGTGTGACAGTGCGGTGCTGGGCGcgctgcaggggcacctggctctgTACAAGATCCGACGGAAGGTCAAGGTGGAGCCGTGCCCGGAGCTGCGTGTGTGGGCTATACTACCCAGTTCCCCTGAGGAGGCTGGTGGGGCTGTGCCGCTGTGGGAGCAGGCCAACGGGGCCACCATCCTCACCCGCGACCCTCGGACCGCCCGCATGGGCTGGCGGCTTCTCACCCAGGATGAGGGCCTGGCCCTGGTACCCAGGGGCCAGCTGGGAGACCTCCGGGACTATCACCGGCACCGGTACCGGCAAGGTCTGGGTGTGGGATGGGGCATGgtcgggtgggggtggggtggagtggtgGCCCTGTGCTGGGCCTGTGCTCtggggggcctgggcaggggctcAGGTGTTCAGTGCTAGCTCTCCACAACCCCACCTGTGCTGGAGGCTGGCGCGTGGACAGCGGGCTCTGCAGGGTGTGGGGCATGGGaggggtgccccccaccccctggctgaAGGACCCCTCAGGCCTCAGGGAGCCACTTCCCTCCTACCCCGCAGGTGTTCCCGAGGGGATCCGTGACCTGCCCCCAGGAGTAGCCCTGCCCCTGGAGTCAAACCTGGCTTTCATGAATGGCGTCAGCTTCACGAAGGGCTGCTACATCGGCCAGGAGCTGACAGCTCGCACCCACCACATGGGCGTCATCCGCAAGCGCCTCTTCCCGGTACAGCTCTCAGGCCCTCTCCCTGCCAGTGGCATCACGCCTGGCACCACGGTGCTCATGGAGTCGGGGCAGGTGGCTGGCAAGTACCGGGCAGGCCAGGGAGATGTGGGCCTGGCCTTGCTACGGTCAGAGAAAATCAGAGGTCCTCTCCACATCAGGACCTCTGAGAGCGGCCAGGTGGCCGTAACTGTGTCTGTGCCGGACTGGTGGCCCATGGCTACCAAGTAGCCCCAGATGCCCGCCACTCCCAGAGATTCTGGAGCTGCCAAGGGAGCTGTGGAGGGCCCTGTCTGCTGGCCACGTTCTGCAGGCTGACCCTCACTGCCCACAGCGGTCCCCTGCTCTGGAGGCCCCCAGGTGTAGTGGGCCTCCCAGGGCCGCCGGTGTTGCGGGTGTGCAGGTGCGGCCCAGGCATGCCCTGCCCACCGTGCTTCTTGTGGTGGGTTGGAGGCCCTGCATGGGCCGTTGTGTGGGGGCTTCCCTGTGGCTGGGAGTGGCAGAAGCCCACCCTggcctgggggtgaggaggagcctGCTGCACATCTGTTTCTGGACTGAGCTGAGCTGTAGCCTCTGCTGTGTGATGTTGGACAAGATACCAGCTTTGAGGGTTTGCAGGTCATTCCACCATCAGCGCAGGACAAGGGCAGTCCAGCCTCGCCCTGGGGCTGCCTGCATCCTTCTGCATCTGGGGCTGGCCAATAGAACAGGCGGGCTCTGGGCACTGCCTTTCCTCATGCCAGCCCTCCACATCTCCTGCCCTggagctgccctgggcctggacaGCAGGGCCCAGGATGGAGCTTCTGCTTGGTATACTTGCTTCTGGTTTGAGATGTGGCCAAGGTTTCACAGTTGGGGGTGACTTTCCTCCCCGCTTGAGACCACTGACTTCCGTTGTCCCCTGCAATGTGAACCTCTAGTCCTGGGGTGTCCTCTTTGATGTTACAGGGTGGCTATTAAAATGTGACCCACAAGTAGCCTGTGTGGAATTCTGGTTTCCTTTTGGGTAGAAGGTGGTGGGACTTGGTTTTGTGTAGACCAGACACCCTGAGAACTCAGCAGATGAAATCTCCCAGCAGAGCCCTGGGAAGAGGCCTCTGAGGAtgggagggctggggagctgggagccTGGAGCAGACGGCAGAAGGCGGGCAGACTGGTGTTCGCCACTGGGGGTCCGAGGGCATCAGGCAGTGCGTGATGCTGACGCCTGCTTCTGTGCTCACAAATGCCGATTTCTGAGAACGGGTGTGTGTGTTCAGCCCCTTGCTGTGTCTCACAGCTGCTTGTGTGTGCGTGCGAAGCTCAGAGTTCTGAGAAGTAAGCTGTCATATGCCCCACCCCTGTGTCCTGAGAGGGTCTGGGTAGTGGCCGGTGAAGGGCTCTGGCCCTCCCAAGGCCCCTGGTCCCCCCTGTGAAGCTTGTTTAGACGTGTTTccctcaacatttattttttgtttattattattatttttaataaatttagtttttattggtgttcaatttgccaacatatagaataacacccagtgcttatcctgtcaagtaacattgctttttttttttgtaacattgctttttaaaggcttatttattttagagactgagaaattatttatttattttagagagggtgagcatggaggaggggaggggcagagggagagagaccatctGAAGCTGACTTCACACTTGGcttggagcctgacgtgggactcagtctcaggacccccagatcatgacctgagctgaaagccaGAGTCAGtcccttaaccagctgagccaccggagTGCCCTGACTTCCCTCTACATTTTGTTGTGTACACATaacccaggggcccagggggcaTGAGAGTTGGCAGTGAGCACCTGTGCACCTGCCTGACTGCAGGCAGTTGGCTGCTGGGTCCCCGGCCAGCACCCCCATCTTCTGGGACCCTCAGCCTTTGTCATTTTTCGTTGCCTGTCCAAGCAGGTGGCAGACCTCAGCCCCCTCATGCCTAATGCCTTCATCAACATCAACCTCTTTCTTCCCCTCAGGGGTAAAATTGGCCTATGGTGAAATGCATAGATGCTGCTATTTCATGGGTTCTGAGAAGTGTTTACAGCTGTGCACCCCAGAGCCTGGAACTTCCCACCACCGGGCAGCTCCTGTCCACCCCGTTCCAGGCAGTGCCTACACCCCACCTCCCACAGCTGAGGCTGCTCTAGAGCTTTGCGGGGAGGGCAGTGCTCCTGTCGGGCAGCTGGACCACAGGTAGTGTCGCTGTATCCTGTTACCGGGAAAGCAGCCCTGAGCGGACAGATGGACTGATGGACCCTGGCTGGACTGTTGTAAATACTCATGACCCCATAGCCTGCCCAGGAAACTGGCCcatctccagccccagccctggcagcCACACCATAATCCCATAATCCATCACCAATGGTGGAGGCCCCCAACTGCCTGTGAATCTGCAGACATGGCTTGGGTGGCCGACTCCCTTGCCATGTCAGAGCTCTGAGCAGGTGGCCTCTGCCTGTTCTGGCGGGGGTCTCCGCGGATGCCCACAATGGGAGCGAGCCCTTTGTAGACATAAGCCTTACCTGGTCAGATCACTGCCCGAGGTCAGACCCACAGGGCTGCGTGGGGAGCCACCCATGCTCTCCGTGTGACCACTCCGTGTGGTGTGCCCGCGGACAGCGTGGCCTTGCTGACCTGTGGCAGCCCTTGTAACTTCCACTTGGAGATCTGGTGTTTAGATTTCAGACATCTGGCCGATGCCTGGCTGTGTGTGAGCGACGGTGGGGAGCCCCAGCCACCGCAACGTCCctgtctccatttcttcctgGGGTGTTGATCCAGTGTGGTCATATTTGTGAGTAATTTCTGAAGAAATTGTGTTTTGTGGAGAGCTCTCCAAGGGGAGTTGGTCGGGGAAAGTTGGCCACAGGGATTCTGCTGGTGAACATTCTGGAGTCTGCCATGTCGTGTCCTGGTCTACCTTTCATTCACTCATCTGTTCCCTCAGTAGGTGAGTGCCCACCAGCCATGAGATAACTACAAAGTAGGCTGGATTTTCATGTGATGAAGCTGGAATGGGGCAGGCTGTGTGCAGGGTCCAGGCACAGCGGGGTGGAGGAGTAGCGGGTCGATAGGCAGTGTGTGGAGTCGGGGTGTAGCAGGGCCTGGACGCACACACAGGGTCGGGGTGGAGGGGCAGGTGTGCTCGGCATCCCCGGAGAGAGGGTACATCTTGGGGAGAGCCTTGCAGAATGCTACACCTTGACTGTCTTTCCA
It encodes the following:
- the IBA57 gene encoding putative transferase CAF17, mitochondrial isoform X1, whose product is MAAAALLRGAVPGRGGPARCWRLRAAPERRLAQGAGCQGDDPGGAAAWACFPLAERALVRVRGPDSAPFLLGLLTNELPCPGPAGAAAPPLRARYAHFLTVQGRTLCDVLLYGLSELDEAPAFLLECDSAVLGALQGHLALYKIRRKVKVEPCPELRVWAILPSSPEEAGGAVPLWEQANGATILTRDPRTARMGWRLLTQDEGLALVPRGQLGDLRDYHRHRYRQGVPEGIRDLPPGVALPLESNLAFMNGVSFTKGCYIGQELTARTHHMGVIRKRLFPVQLSGPLPASGITPGTTVLMESGQVAGKYRAGQGDVGLALLRSEKIRGPLHIRTSESGQVAVTVSVPDWWPMATK
- the IBA57 gene encoding putative transferase CAF17, mitochondrial isoform X2, which codes for MGWRLLTQDEGLALVPRGQLGDLRDYHRHRYRQGVPEGIRDLPPGVALPLESNLAFMNGVSFTKGCYIGQELTARTHHMGVIRKRLFPVQLSGPLPASGITPGTTVLMESGQVAGKYRAGQGDVGLALLRSEKIRGPLHIRTSESGQVAVTVSVPDWWPMATK